In the Gorilla gorilla gorilla isolate KB3781 chromosome 10, NHGRI_mGorGor1-v2.1_pri, whole genome shotgun sequence genome, one interval contains:
- the ZNF385A gene encoding zinc finger protein 385A isoform X1, which translates to MILGSLSRAGPLPLLRQPPIMQPPLDLKQILPFPLEPAPTLGLFSNYSTMDPVQKAVLSHTFGGPLLKTKRPVISCNVCQIRFNSQSQAEAHYKGNRHARRVKGIEAAKTRGREPGVREPGDPAPPGSTPTNGDGVAPRPVSMENGLGPAPGSPEKQPGSPSPPSIPETGQGVTKGEGGTPAPASLPGGSKEEEEKAKRLLYCALCKVAVNSLSQLEAHNKGTKHKTILEARSGLGPIKAYPRLGPPTPGEPEAPAQDRTFHCEICNVKVNSEVQLKQHISSRRHRDGVAGKPNPLLSRHKKSRGAGELAGTLTFSKELPKSLAGGLLPSPLAVAAVMAAAAGSPLSLRPAPAAPLLQGPPITHPLLHPAPGPIRTAHGPILFSPY; encoded by the exons GCAGCCTGAGCCGGGCAGGGCCCCTGCCTCTGCTACGGCAGCCCCCGATCATGCAGCCCCCACTGGACCTCAAGCAGATCCTGCCGTTCCCACTCGAGCCAGCCCCTACCCTTGGCCTCTTCAGCAACTACAGCACC ATGGACCCTGTGCAGAAGGCTGTGCTCTCCCACACTTTTGGGGGACCCTTGCTCAAGACTAAGCGGCCCGTCATTTCCTGTAATGTCTGTCAAATCCGCTTCAATTCTCAG AGCCAGGCTGAGGCGCACTACAAAGGTAATCGCCACGCCCGACGAGTCAAAGGCATTGAGGCTGCCAAGACCAGAGGCAGGGAGCCTGGCGTCCGAGAACCTGGAGACCCAGCTCCCCCAGGCAGCACCCCAACAAATGGGGATGGTGTAGCACCCCGTCCAG TTTCCATGGAGAATGGACTGGGGCCAGCCCCAGGATCCCCAGAGAAACAGCCTGGCTCCCCATCCCCTCCCAGCATTCCGGAGACTGGTCAGGGTGTAACCAAGGGTGAAGGGGGGACTCCAGCCCCGGCTTCCTTGCCTGGGGGTagcaaggaagaggaggagaaagccaAGCGGCTGCTCTACTGTGCTCTGTGCAAGGTGGCTGTGAACTCCCTGTCCCAGCTTGAGGCACATAACAAAG GTACTAAGCACAAGACAATTCTGGAGGCCCGAAGTGGGCTCGGGCCCATCAAAGCTTACCCTCGGCTGGGGCCTCCCACCCCGGGGGAACCAGAGGCTCCTGCCCAGGACCGAACTTTCCACTGTGAGATCTGCAATGTCAAGGTCAACTCGGAGGTCCAACTGAAACAG CACATCTCCAGCCGGCGGCACCGAGACGGCGTGGCCGGGAAGCCCAACCCACTACTGAGCCGTCACAAGAAGTCTAGGGGCGCCGGGGAGCTGGCG GGCACGCTGACTTTCTCCAAGGAGCTGCCCAAGTCCCTGGCGGGCGGCCTGCTCCCCAGCCCCCTGGCGGTGGCTGCAGTGATGGCAGCGGCAGCAGGCTCGCCGCTGTCCCTGCGCCCGGCTCCAGCCGCACCTCTTCTCCAGGGACCGCCGATCACTCACCCTCTGCTTCACCCGGCCCCCGGACCCATCCGAACTGCGCACGGACCCATCCTCTTCTCCCCGTACTGA
- the ZNF385A gene encoding zinc finger protein 385A isoform X2 translates to MQPPLDLKQILPFPLEPAPTLGLFSNYSTMDPVQKAVLSHTFGGPLLKTKRPVISCNVCQIRFNSQSQAEAHYKGNRHARRVKGIEAAKTRGREPGVREPGDPAPPGSTPTNGDGVAPRPVSMENGLGPAPGSPEKQPGSPSPPSIPETGQGVTKGEGGTPAPASLPGGSKEEEEKAKRLLYCALCKVAVNSLSQLEAHNKGTKHKTILEARSGLGPIKAYPRLGPPTPGEPEAPAQDRTFHCEICNVKVNSEVQLKQHISSRRHRDGVAGKPNPLLSRHKKSRGAGELAGTLTFSKELPKSLAGGLLPSPLAVAAVMAAAAGSPLSLRPAPAAPLLQGPPITHPLLHPAPGPIRTAHGPILFSPY, encoded by the exons ATGCAGCCCCCACTGGACCTCAAGCAGATCCTGCCGTTCCCACTCGAGCCAGCCCCTACCCTTGGCCTCTTCAGCAACTACAGCACC ATGGACCCTGTGCAGAAGGCTGTGCTCTCCCACACTTTTGGGGGACCCTTGCTCAAGACTAAGCGGCCCGTCATTTCCTGTAATGTCTGTCAAATCCGCTTCAATTCTCAG AGCCAGGCTGAGGCGCACTACAAAGGTAATCGCCACGCCCGACGAGTCAAAGGCATTGAGGCTGCCAAGACCAGAGGCAGGGAGCCTGGCGTCCGAGAACCTGGAGACCCAGCTCCCCCAGGCAGCACCCCAACAAATGGGGATGGTGTAGCACCCCGTCCAG TTTCCATGGAGAATGGACTGGGGCCAGCCCCAGGATCCCCAGAGAAACAGCCTGGCTCCCCATCCCCTCCCAGCATTCCGGAGACTGGTCAGGGTGTAACCAAGGGTGAAGGGGGGACTCCAGCCCCGGCTTCCTTGCCTGGGGGTagcaaggaagaggaggagaaagccaAGCGGCTGCTCTACTGTGCTCTGTGCAAGGTGGCTGTGAACTCCCTGTCCCAGCTTGAGGCACATAACAAAG GTACTAAGCACAAGACAATTCTGGAGGCCCGAAGTGGGCTCGGGCCCATCAAAGCTTACCCTCGGCTGGGGCCTCCCACCCCGGGGGAACCAGAGGCTCCTGCCCAGGACCGAACTTTCCACTGTGAGATCTGCAATGTCAAGGTCAACTCGGAGGTCCAACTGAAACAG CACATCTCCAGCCGGCGGCACCGAGACGGCGTGGCCGGGAAGCCCAACCCACTACTGAGCCGTCACAAGAAGTCTAGGGGCGCCGGGGAGCTGGCG GGCACGCTGACTTTCTCCAAGGAGCTGCCCAAGTCCCTGGCGGGCGGCCTGCTCCCCAGCCCCCTGGCGGTGGCTGCAGTGATGGCAGCGGCAGCAGGCTCGCCGCTGTCCCTGCGCCCGGCTCCAGCCGCACCTCTTCTCCAGGGACCGCCGATCACTCACCCTCTGCTTCACCCGGCCCCCGGACCCATCCGAACTGCGCACGGACCCATCCTCTTCTCCCCGTACTGA
- the ZNF385A gene encoding zinc finger protein 385A isoform X3: MILGSLSRAGPLPLLRQPPIMQPPLDLKQILPFPLEPAPTLGLFSNYSTMDPVQKAVLSHTFGGPLLKTKRPVISCNVCQIRFNSQSQAEAHYKGNRHARRVKGIEAAKTRGREPGVREPGDPAPPGSTPTNGDGVAPRPGTKHKTILEARSGLGPIKAYPRLGPPTPGEPEAPAQDRTFHCEICNVKVNSEVQLKQHISSRRHRDGVAGKPNPLLSRHKKSRGAGELAGTLTFSKELPKSLAGGLLPSPLAVAAVMAAAAGSPLSLRPAPAAPLLQGPPITHPLLHPAPGPIRTAHGPILFSPY; the protein is encoded by the exons GCAGCCTGAGCCGGGCAGGGCCCCTGCCTCTGCTACGGCAGCCCCCGATCATGCAGCCCCCACTGGACCTCAAGCAGATCCTGCCGTTCCCACTCGAGCCAGCCCCTACCCTTGGCCTCTTCAGCAACTACAGCACC ATGGACCCTGTGCAGAAGGCTGTGCTCTCCCACACTTTTGGGGGACCCTTGCTCAAGACTAAGCGGCCCGTCATTTCCTGTAATGTCTGTCAAATCCGCTTCAATTCTCAG AGCCAGGCTGAGGCGCACTACAAAGGTAATCGCCACGCCCGACGAGTCAAAGGCATTGAGGCTGCCAAGACCAGAGGCAGGGAGCCTGGCGTCCGAGAACCTGGAGACCCAGCTCCCCCAGGCAGCACCCCAACAAATGGGGATGGTGTAGCACCCCGTCCAG GTACTAAGCACAAGACAATTCTGGAGGCCCGAAGTGGGCTCGGGCCCATCAAAGCTTACCCTCGGCTGGGGCCTCCCACCCCGGGGGAACCAGAGGCTCCTGCCCAGGACCGAACTTTCCACTGTGAGATCTGCAATGTCAAGGTCAACTCGGAGGTCCAACTGAAACAG CACATCTCCAGCCGGCGGCACCGAGACGGCGTGGCCGGGAAGCCCAACCCACTACTGAGCCGTCACAAGAAGTCTAGGGGCGCCGGGGAGCTGGCG GGCACGCTGACTTTCTCCAAGGAGCTGCCCAAGTCCCTGGCGGGCGGCCTGCTCCCCAGCCCCCTGGCGGTGGCTGCAGTGATGGCAGCGGCAGCAGGCTCGCCGCTGTCCCTGCGCCCGGCTCCAGCCGCACCTCTTCTCCAGGGACCGCCGATCACTCACCCTCTGCTTCACCCGGCCCCCGGACCCATCCGAACTGCGCACGGACCCATCCTCTTCTCCCCGTACTGA